Proteins encoded by one window of Aspergillus puulaauensis MK2 DNA, chromosome 4, nearly complete sequence:
- a CDS encoding uncharacterized protein (COG:L;~EggNog:ENOG410PIVK;~InterPro:IPR001841,IPR000330,IPR027417,IPR014001, IPR001650;~PFAM:PF00176,PF00271,PF04851;~go_function: GO:0005524 - ATP binding [Evidence IEA]) — MSLKRPLNATGADGDRGQNGNLWSDDDPRVHARRSGPDMGTRTRSTTAYSGTEFSYQDELISSNAFGGPGPDIMFDDSFDLSSTAFFDSSQQQLFLGPPSAPGSNAFSNTSYTSTPVGFTTDGDENADIDMRDADMADSNSELICYGVIINERVRLVGKGATLQEKIVKLKESSINIEPGRPQSFSIERSTENSQLFLIFPDGTQFGYLSKKMTEAMDGLRLDLEAFAPLNEIGDAVLRAAKAVDAKFRANINIYGLEASRDRVGRALSSGGLFLQAPDVWRRGVRYDNPQMLRMEGMEDSEAEEVEEVEEEEEEEVEEVTEEESGETVEDPPEINQDFDDTMARIFGSLQRQNDLHRVEGGENLSSKLYEHQEQALDFMIQRETGNISEDYRLWKPGMVHGEQKFCHVIVPNLHQPEMPDESGGGILADEMGMGKSLTMLVLIGKTMRDARQWVEEEKALPDAALSERPCRATLVIVPSRVLITTWTREIERHLNGSLDYLLYHGRARSESVNKIEEKDIVITTYNTLAKEHSAKLLGQGKSPLHEIKWHRIVLDEAHWIRRRETTFHKAVTELSAKSRWCLSGTPIQNSLADLASLLVFIQVRPFQTQRHFRYHISQPFEDKARKQMAIQRLTDLLEAICLRRTIERANLPKPQEETRTVIFTPEEREQYRLTNADMERYFAQQPSEYKERASAFGMFQIFLQLRSFCNHGTYQPRFSWAKRNFLDQEADDVRSLTRTSWDRCLGCRQPLPIITREQPQYVEKCGHVLCEDCCKGSNRVRADGRKHCPLCESLRNPHWNNAHDSGFLHKEGYSSKMQALIEDVQKDIDTTQSIIFSCWTRTLDLIGKHLRRARVPFARIDGKTPSGSRQSILDSFDSTRSVRVLIMTTGTGAFGLNLQSVNRVFIVEPQWNPSVESQAVARAIRLGQHQQVRVIRYRVENSIEERMYTQQANKQTLSKMEFGRELLAGQQEGSEDMPIIDCQHVPSAD; from the exons ATGTCTCTCAAGCGCCCTCTGAACGCGACAGGGGCAGATGGGGACCGGGGTCAAAACGGGAATCTATGGTCGGATGATGACCCGCGTGTGCATGCGCGGCGTTCGGGCCCTGATATGGG CACCAGGACAAGAAGTACGACAGCCTACAGCGGCACAGAGTTCTCTTACCAAGATGAACTCATATCATCAAATGCCTTTGGTGGACCTGGACCGGATATCATGTTTGATGATTCATTCGACCTTTCCTCTACTGCGTTTTTCGATTCCAGCCAGCAGCAGTTGTTCTTGGGGCCTCCATCTGCACCTGGGAGCAATGCGTTCAGCAATACATCGTATACATCAACCCCTGTGGGATTCACTACAGACGGGGACGAAAACGCGGACATTGATATGAGGGACGCAGATATGGCAGATTCGAACAGCGAACTGATTTGCTACGGGGTG ATAATCAACGAAAGAGTCCGCCTCGTAGGAAAAGGCGCAACTCTGCAAGAAAAGATCGTGAAGCTAAAAGAAAGCAGCATCAATATCGAACCCGGACGGCCCCAGAGCTTCAGCATCGAGCGGTCCACCGAGAACAGCCAGCTTTTTCTGATCTTCCCGGACGGGACCCAGTTCGGGTATCTGAGCAAGAAAATGACCGAGGCGATGGACGGTCTGCGGTTAGACCTTGAAGCGTTCGCACCGCTTAATGAGATCGGGGATGCTGTACTGCGTGCTGCGAAGGCGGTTGATGCGAAGTTTCGTGCGAATATCAACATATATGGGCTGGAGGCTAGTAGGGATCGCGTGGGGAGGGCACTCTCGTCGGGTGGGTTATTTCTCCAGGCTCCTGATGTTTGGAGGCGAGGTGTTCGATATGATAATCCGCAGATGCTACggatggaggggatggaaGATAGTGAGGCtgaggaagtagaagaagtagaagaagaggaggaggaggaggtggaggaagtTACAGAGGAGGAATCTGGAGAGACAGTCGAGGACCCGCCAGAGATAAACCAGGATTTCGATGACACTATGGCCAGGATTTTCGGATCATTACAGCGCCAGAATGACCTGCATAGAGTCGAAGGAGGCGAAAACCTGAGTAGTAAGCTATATGA ACATCAGGAACAGGCCCTGGACTTCATGATACAACGCGAGACTGGGAATATCTCGGAGGACTACCGTCTGTGGAAGCCTGGAATGGTACATGGGGAGCAAAA GTTCTGTCATGTCATTGTTCCCAATCTCCACCAGCCAGAGATGCCAGACGAAAGTGGAGGGGGAATTCTCGCCGATgagatgggaatgggaaagTCCCTCACGATGCTGGTTCTGATAGGAAAGACCATGAGAGACGCGCGTCagtgggttgaggaggagaaagccCTACCGGACGCTGCTCTCTCAGAGAGACCCTGTCGAGCAACTCTGGTTATTGTTCCTTCGCGCG TGCTGATTACCACCTGGACGAGAGAGATTGAACG GCACTTAAACGGCTCTCTGGATTACTTGCTATACCATGGCCGAGCACGCAGCGAATCTGTAAACAAgatcgaagagaaagacatcgtcatcaccacaTATAACACACTAGCCAAGGAACACAGCGCAAAACTTCTTGGACAGGGGAAAAGCCCGCTGCACGAAATCAAATGGCACAGAATTGTGCTCGACGAAG CACACTGGATCCGCCGTCGAGAAACAACCTTCCACAAAGCTGTCACCGAGCTCAGTGCAAAATCACGATGGTGTCTCTCAGGCACACCAatccaaaacagcctggCTGATCTGGCATCCCTCTTGGTCTTCATCCAAGTGCGGCCTTTCCAAACGCAGCGACACTTCCGCTACCATATATCCCAACCATTCGAAGACAAAGCACGAAAGCAAATGGCAATCCAGCGCCTAACAGACCTTCTCGAGGCTATATGCCTCCGAAGGACAATAGAAAGGGCCAACCTGCCCAAACCACAAGAGGAGACGCGGACCGTCATATTCACACCCGAGGAGCGCGAACAGTACCGACTCACCAACGCAGACATGGAGCGTTACTTTGCACAGCAGCCGAGCGAATACAAGGAGCGCGCATCTGCATTCGGCATGTTCCAGATTTTCCTTCAGCTGCGTAGCTTCTGTAACCATGGGACATACCAGCCCCGGTTCTCCTGGGCAAAGCGTAATTTCCTGGATCAAGAGGCAGACGATGTTCGCtcgttgacgaggacgagctgGGACCGCTGCTTGGGCTGTAGGCAGCCTTTGCCGATTATCACGCGGGAACAGCCCCAGTACGTCGAGAAGTGTGGGCATGTCCTGTGCGAGGACTGCTGTAAAGGCAGCAACCGTGTGCGAGCCGACGGGAGAAAGCACTGTCCGCTATGTGAATCACTCCGGAACCCTCATTGGAATAACGCCCATGACAGCGGTTTCCTACATAAAGAGGGATACTCATCTAAGATGCAAGCCCTTATTGAAGACGTGCAGAAGGATATTGACACGACGCAAAG TATAATCTTCTCGTGCTGGACACGAACCCTGGACTTGATAGGGAAACATCTAAGGAGAGCAAGAGTCCCTTTTGCTCGCATTGACGGCAAAACACCATCAGGGTCACGCCAAAGTATCCTTGACAGTTTTGACAGCACCAGGTCTGTGCGCGTATTGATCATGACAACGGGAACCGGTGCTTTTGG GTTAAACCTCCAATCAGTAAACCGAGTATTCATTGTCGAGCCCCAGTGGAACCCCAGCGTGGAAAGCCAGGCCGTTGCTCGGGCTATCCGTCTAGGTCAACACCAGCAGGTCCGAGTTATTCGGTATCGGGTAGAGAATAGCATTGAGGAG CGCATGTACACGCAACAGGCGAATAAGCAGACCCTCAGTAAGATGGAATTCGGGCGAGAGCTGCTAGCAGGTCAGCAGGAGGGCTCCGAGGATATGCCTATTATAGACTGTCAGCATGTTCCTAGTGCTGACTAG
- the aguA gene encoding alpha-glucuronidase (CAZy:GH67;~COG:G;~EggNog:ENOG410PMC6;~InterPro:IPR011099,IPR005154,IPR017853,IPR029018, IPR011395,IPR011100,IPR037054;~PFAM:PF07477,PF07488,PF03648;~go_component: GO:0005576 - extracellular region [Evidence IEA];~go_function: GO:0046559 - alpha-glucuronidase activity [Evidence IEA];~go_process: GO:0045493 - xylan catabolic process [Evidence IEA]) codes for MRKPLTRCSAPEFSFLFFLFNVRFTMRFSLLFLASLGLAAAEDGLAAWLRYAPVPNAKSCHDKLPSVIIPLNATEGQPVYTAAQELTDGISGMYSKKLSTTTAKEPGKKPAIIVGTVSAYSDSGGNTDTIPDLIEDGYYLDISGSDGDVLILGQNERGALYGTFKYLERLAQGNISDTVSTSNPHAPIRWVNQWDNLQDGGTHGSIERGYGGDSIFFWEGRVREDITRAGQYARLLASIGINAVVVNNVNANETILTPGNLDGLARIADVFRPYGVQLGLSLNFASPQSLGGLDTFDPLDEKVISWWQGITDDIYKRIPDMAGYLVKANSEGQPGPFTYNRTLADGANLFARALKQYDGVAMFRAFVYDHESLDEDLDWKADRANAAVEFFKGLDDEFEDNVVVQIKNGPIDFQVREPVSPLFSHLVNTASAVELQVTQEYLGQQCHLVYLAPMWKEVLDFDLRVDGKHSPVSDIISGKRFNNKLGLGGSAGVVNVGLNTTWLGSHLAMSNLYAYGNLAWDPSSDSIEMLQRWIRMTFSHDQDVVDAITKMSMESWPAYEDYSGNLGVQTLTDILLGHFGPNPASQDGNPWGQWTRADADSIGMDRTVWNGTGNAGQYPEEVYQMYEDIETTPDNLLLWFHHVPYTQVLKSGKTVIQHFYDAHYRGSETAQGFVPLWESLKGKIDQERYEHVLFRLVYQAGHSLVWRDSINNFYFNKSSIPDEAGRVGNHPYRIEAEDMQLDGYETYLVSPFEAASGSHCIVTIDNSTAGTASTKLDVETGTYNVAVNYFDQAIGNSTWRLSLDDELVGEWKGDLEYVIGRAPSPYIDGHTATRVTFKDVHVEAGSVLRIVGTPDGEESAAVDYVSILPLDVVD; via the coding sequence ATGCGCAAACCATTGACAAGATGCAGCGCCCCGGaattttcctttcttttctttttgtttaaCGTACGCTTTACAATGCGATTTTCTCTTTTGTTCCTTGCCTCTCTCGGCCTCGCAGCCGCAGAAGATGGCCTCGCCGCATGGCTGCGATACGCACCAGTCCCCAATGCGAAATCATGCCACGACAAACTCCCCTCGGTGATTATCCCATTGAACGCAACAGAGGGCCAGCCAGTGTATACCGCGGCCCAAGAACTCACCGACGGAATCAGCGGGATGTACAGCAAAAAGCTATCCACTACCACTGCCAAAGAACCAGGCAAAAAACCAGCTATAATCGTCGGCACTGTGAGCGCATACTCCGACAGCGGCGGCAACACCGATACAATCCCAGACCTCATTGAAGACGGGTACTATCTCGACATCTCCGGCAGCGACGGCGACGTCCTAATCCTCGGCCAGAACGAGCGGGGCGCGTTATACGGGACATTCAAGTATCTCGAGCGTCTAGCGCAGGGAAACATCTCCGATACTGTATCTACATCGAACCCGCACGCGCCAATCCGGTGGGTAAACCAGTGGGATAACCTGCAAGACGGCGGGACACACGGCAGCATAGAGCGCGGATACGGCGGAGACTCGATATTCTTCTGGGAGGGGAGAGTCCGGGAAGACATCACCCGGGCAGGGCAGTATGCGCGTCTGCTTGCGTCAATCGGGATCAATGCTGTAGTTGTCAATAATGTCAATGCGAATGAGACGATTCTCACGCCCGGGAATTTGGATGGCCTGGCTAGGATTGCGGATGTGTTTCGCCCGTATGGGGTGCAGTTAGGGCTGTCGCTGAACTTTGCGTCGCCGCAGTCGCTGGGTGGGTTGGATACCTTTGATCCGCTTGATGAGAAGGTGATTTCCTGGTGGCAGGGTATCACGGATGATATTTACAAGCGCATCCCTGATATGGCGGGATATCTTGTCAAAGCGAACTCCGAGGGCCAGCCTGGTCCGTTCACGTATAACCGGACTCTAGCTGACGGGGCGAATCTGTTTGCGCGTGCGCTGAAGCAGTATGATGGGGTTGCGATGTTCCGAGCGTTCGTCTACGACCATGAGAGCCTAGACGAGGATCTAGACTGGAAGGCGGACCGGGCAAACGCCGCCGTGGAGTTCTTCAAAGGCCTCGACGACGAGTTCGAAGATAACGTCGTCGTGCAGATCAAGAACGGCCCGATCGATTTCCAAGTCCGCGAGCCTGTCTCGCCGCTGTTCTCGCATTTGGTGAACACAGCAAGTGCCGTGGAACTGCAGGTGACGCAGGAGTATCTCGGCCAGCAATGCCATCTGGTCTATCTCGCGCCGATGTGGAAGGAGGTTCTTGATTTCGATCTCCGGGTCGACGGTAAACACTCGCCGGTCAGCGATATCATCAGCGGAAAACGCTTCAACAATAAACTTGGGCTCGGTGGCTCCGCCGGCGTCGTTAATGTCGGTCTTAATACAACCTGGCTAGGGAGTCACCTTGCCATGTCGAATCTATACGCCTACGGGAATCTCGCGTGGGACCCGTCCTCGGATTCCATCGAGATGCTGCAGCGGTGGATCAGAATGACATTCAGCCACGACCAGGATGTCGTAGACGCCATAACCAAGATGTCCATGGAATCCTGGCCCGCGTACGAGGATTACTCCGGGAATCTCGGCGTCCAGACGTTAACGGACATCCTGCTCGGCCATTTCGGACCGAATCCTGCGTCCCAGGATGGGAATCCTTGGGGGCAGTGGACGCGCGCAGACGCTGATAGTATTGGCATGGACAGGACGGTGTGGAATGGCACTGGCAATGCCGGACAGTATCCAGAGGAGGTGTATCAGATGTACGAGGACATCGAAACAACGCCTGACAACCTGCTTCTGTGGTTCCACCATGTGCCCTATACGCAGGTCCTTAAGAGCGGGAAAACAGTGATCCAGCATTTCTACGACGCACATTATCGCGGCAGCGAGACGGCCCAGGGCTTCGTTCCGCTGTGGGAGAGTCTCAAGGGGAAAATCGATCAAGAGCGCTATGAGCATGTCCTCTTCCGGCTGGTTTACCAGGCCGGCCACTCTCTTGTCTGGCGGGACTcgattaataatttctacTTCAATAAGTCGAGTATCCCCGACGAGGCTGGGCGTGTAGGGAACCATCCATATAGAATTGAGGCGGAGGACATGCAGCTGGATGGGTACGAGACGTACCTCGTCAGTCCGTTTGAGGCAGCGAGTGGCTCGCACTGCATTGTCACGATCGATAATTCAACTGCTGGCACGGCGTCGACGAAGCTGGATGTAGAGACGGGGACATATAACGTTGCGGTGAACTACTTTGACCAGGCCATTGGAAACTCGACCTGGCGGCTGTCTTTGGATGACGAGCTGGTTGGTGAATGGAAGGGGGATTTGGAATATGTTATTGGCCGTGCACCGTCTCCGTATATCGATGGACACACAGCAACGCGTGTTACATTCAAGGACGTCCATGTTGAGGCTGGGAGTGTGCTGCGTATTGTTGGGACGCCGGACGGGGAGGAGTCTGCGGCGGTCGATTATGTCTCGATTTTGCCTCTGGACGTTGTTGATTAG
- a CDS encoding MFS transporter (COG:G;~EggNog:ENOG410Q07H;~InterPro:IPR020846,IPR011701,IPR036259;~PFAM:PF07690;~TransMembrane:12 (i105-124o136-160i172-192o198-223i230-249o261-280i329-353o373-395i415-435o447-468i480-502o508-531i);~go_function: GO:0022857 - transmembrane transporter activity [Evidence IEA];~go_process: GO:0055085 - transmembrane transport [Evidence IEA]) has protein sequence MESSLGDPIGVVKFAISNIYILLPSSRSGLINLDITADQMEAYFQYQRVRQAVRHSLSERENGSLEKQSSAPENPSTSGNDIILVGWDGPDDPLNPRNKSVLQKLCMTWFVSLIGVAVTAASAIDACGLTVYSDYFGVSEVVGSLATGLFLIGFACGSLLSGPFSETFGRNAIYSTTTLFYLVWIMAAGLAPNIQSHLIFRFLAGFFASTPLTCAGGTVADLWDPVQKAYAFPAYAVPSFTGPVLGQVIGSYIPSTLGWRWLEWIMLIMGGAVLIVVVLLQPETYGNLILYWKAKTLRQETGNQRYKAPMELKHDGLAKRLQTSVYRPFAMFYSELIIILMSLYLTIIYLILFTFLEGYTFIFGEIYGLSQPLTSICWCGMLAGILLTAVIVPVVYSWTAKEYKKTGRIAPETRLWYAMLGGAPAVPISLFWMGWTAYSHISIWSPLIATAVFGYGMTAIFIVAYMYLIDSYDIYSASALGFLVFTRYVVAGGMTVAGGPIYRSIGVHYTLTIMGALSAAMTPVPYLFYVYGPSIRKKSKYAVDVDKSDE, from the exons ATGGAGTCATCGCTCGGAGATCCCATCGGAGTTGTAAAATTTGCAATCTCGAACATATAtattctccttccatcctcTCGATCAGGCTTGATAAATCTGGACATCACAGCCGATCAAATGGAGGCCTACTTTCAATACCAGCGAGTCCGCCAGGCAGTCCGCCACAGTCTGTCCGAGCGCGAGAACGGCTCTTTGGAGAAACAGTCTTCTGCGCCTGAGaacccctccacctccggcAATGATATTATCCTCGTGGGCTGGGATGGGCCGGATGACCCGCTGAATCCTAGAAACAAGAGCGTCCTGCAAAAGCTGTGCATGACGTGGTTTGTTTCTTTGATTGGAGTCGCCGTCACTGCCGCGTCTGCGATCGATGCTTGCGGGTTGACGGTATACAGTGACTATTTTGGAGTGTCTGAAGTTGTTGGCTCTCTTGCGACAG GATTGTTTTTGATTGGATTCGCGTGCGGCTCTCTGCTGTCAGGGCCCTTCTCAGAGACATTTGGACGCAATGCCATTTATTCTACGACAACCCTTTTCTATCTGGTCTGGATCATGGCCGCCGGTCTGGCCCCGAACATCCAGAGCCATCtcatcttccgcttcctggccggcttcttcgcctccacCCCGCTGACTTGCGCTGGTGGAACTGTTGCGGATCTGTGGGACCCGGTGCAAAAAGCTTATGCTTTCCCTGCCTATGCTGTGCCGTCCTTCACAGGCCCGGTTCTTGGCCAGGTTATTGGAAGCTATATCCCCTCGACACTCGGATGGCGCTGGCTAGAGTGGATCATGCTGATCATGGGCGGTGCTGTCCTCATTGTTGTTgtcctgctgcagcctgaGACATATGGAAACCTCATTCTATACTGGAAGGCCAAGACCCTTCGGCAAGAGACTGGCAATCAACGATATAAAGCTCCAATGGAACTCAAGCACGATGGTCTGGCCAAGCGCCTGCAGACGTCTGTCTACCGACCGTTCGCGATGTTCTACTCAGAGTTGATCATCATCCTGATGTCGCTCTACCTTACCATCATCTATCTTATCCTCTTTACCTTTTTGGAGGGATACACTTTTATCTTTGGCGAGATCTACGGCCTCTCACAGCCTCTCACTTCCATTTGCTGGTGTGGCATGCTGGCTGGAATCCTGCTTACCGCGGTCATAGTCCCAGTCGTCTATTCATGGACTGCAAAGGAGTACAAAAAGACAGGCCGCATCGCACCGGAAACCAGACTCTGGTACGCAATGCTGGGCGGAGCTCCCGCGGTCCCGATCAGTCTATTCTGGATGGGCTGGACTGCCTAT TCGCATATCTCAATCTGGTCCCCCCTGATCGCCACCGCCGTCTTCGGCTACGGCATGACAGCCATTTTCATCGTGGCCTATATGTACCTCATTGATTCATACGACATCTACTCGGCCTCCGCGCTGGGGTTTCTTGTCTTCACGCGGTATGTTGTTGCGGGCGGCATGACTGTTGCTGGCGGCCCAATTTACCGCTCGATTGGCGTCCACTATACACTTACGATCATGGGGGCGCTCAGTGCTGCCATGACGCCTGTTCCGTACCTGTTTTATGTTTATGGGCCGAGCAttcggaagaagagcaagtaTGCGGTGGATGTTGACAAGAGTGATGAATAG
- a CDS encoding Zn(II)2Cys6 transcription factor (COG:S;~EggNog:ENOG410PVFI;~InterPro:IPR036864,IPR007219,IPR001138;~PFAM:PF00172,PF04082;~TransMembrane:2 (i162-182o202-219i);~go_function: GO:0000981 - DNA-binding transcription factor activity, RNA polymerase II-specific [Evidence IEA];~go_function: GO:0003677 - DNA binding [Evidence IEA];~go_function: GO:0008270 - zinc ion binding [Evidence IEA];~go_process: GO:0006351 - transcription, DNA-templated [Evidence IEA];~go_process: GO:0006355 - regulation of transcription, DNA-templated [Evidence IEA]) — translation MNLSNNSGPDSKQTRASLRRKRQPVSCQHCRHSKLRCDRQHPCTSCKRRGHESSCSFQPTSGTTPTSTNAARAQPRTAGSTVVSAQSPVVALGRNANSSPALQPELASDKNQAPPDSDWEAVLERPAPEYDVAAVPDTLSPFAVGRGLSLKEILEILPPKSWCDFFVSHFFTHIAALFPILHGPTFQAQYAAFMQNPYEGDLSWLALLFSICSLILYTMDPNDPKLKGLWPKRSNNPAQELVALSRRLQQTAMACLSQDQFFTRHKLSTLEALLMVIYNLSHNESVDQGWALLGMALNIGIALRCNVDSQHLSPIETERRRRCWAGLLSLHTYQSILFRDVDMSFLLNIKTTMPADVNDSDITESGVSPPSTPHKPTQMSVMISKVRLFRLSTKICHHISGPSRLDPVLLSNFDAAIAAEQKHWDDTFLSTQGTPSILDCSYAHWCILQTYAYHLYLLLHRPFHHSQKPCFKPSSRECCIISAAALISTHRQLYEAPLLRNYLFLLNGVTSLKALHAAVALDSCLLDMPDGFNAAPYREELENLLLRMEEFSTRSSICAKGCRILRHLQARARAGSGSHPQPPDAETQIEGTFEDWTDVREWLDADFINWNLDGTLNLLEFAG, via the exons ATGAACTTGTCAAACAATAGCGGCCCTGATAGCAAACAAACCCGTGCATCGCTTCGTCGCAAGCGACAGCCTGTCAGTTGCCAGCATTGCCGACACTCCAAGCTGCGATGCGATCGCCAACACCCATGTACCTCTTGCAAGCGACGCGGACATGAGTCTTCTTGTTCATTCCAACCTACCTCTGGTACCACGCCTACATCCACCAATGCTGCTCGCGCACAGCCACGTACAGCGGGCTCAACTGTTGTTTCAGCCCAATCTCCTGTAGTCGCACTAGGGCGAAATGCAAACAGTTCCCCAGCATTACAGCCTGAGCTGGCATCTGACAAGAACCAGGCCCCTCCAGATAGCGACTGGGAAGCAGTTCTCGAAAGACCTGCTCCAGAATACGATGTCGCTGCTGTTCCCGACACCCTGTCTCCCTTCGCAGTGGGCCGGGGCCTCTCTCTCAAGGAGATTCTCGAGATCCTCCCTCCGAAGAGTTGGTGCGACTTTTTCGTTTCCCACTTCTTCACGCATATAGCTGCTCTATTTCCCATTCTGCATGGACCGACGTTTCAGGCGCAGTATGCTGCCTTTATGCAGAATCCATACGAGGGGGACCTGTCGTGGCTGGCGTTGCTGTTCTCCATCTGCTCTCTGATATTGTATACCATGGATCCAAACGATCCTAAATTAAAAGGACTATGGCCGAAGCGGTCTAATAACCCTGCACAAGAGCTTGTCGCTTTGTCTCGCCGGCTTCAGCAAACGGCAATGGCTTGCCTTTCACAGGATCAGTTCTTCACTCGGCACAAACTCAGCACGTTAGAAGCCTTGCTGATGGTAATCTACAACCTGTCCCACAACGAGTCTGTTGATCAGGGCTGGGCCTTGCTTGGAATGGCACTGAATATCGGCATTGCCCTCCGCTGCAACGTCGACTCGCAGCATCTCAGCCCTATCGAGACCGAACGACGCCGtcgctgctgggctggccTCCTATCTTTACATACATACCAGAGCATACTCTTCCGCGACGTCGACATGTCCTTCCTGCTCAACATCAAAACCACCATGCCAGCGGATGTCAACGACTCCGACATCACCGAGTCCGGcgtctctcctccatcaacCCCGCACAAACCAACTCAAATGTCCGTCATGATTTCCAAAGTCCGcctcttccgcctctccACCAAAATCTGTCACCACATCTCCGGGCCATCCCGCCTCGACCctgtcctcctctccaactTCGATGCCGCCATCGCCGCAGAGCAAAAACACTGGGATGACACCTTTCTATCCACGCAAGGCACCCCCAGCATTCTCGACTGCAGCTATGCCCACTGGTGCATCCTCCAAACCTACGCCTAccacctctacctcctcctccaccgcccCTTCCACCACTCCCAGAAGCCCTGCTTCAAACCCTCGTCCAGAGAATGCTGCATCATATCCGCCGCAGCACTAATATCCACCCACAGACAACTCTACGAAGCCCCTTTACTAAGGAActacctcttcctcttgaACGGCGTCACAAGCCTCAAGGCCCTCCACGCCGCCGTAGCACTCGACTCGTGTCTCCTCGATATGCCAGACGGATTCAACGCCGCGCCGTACCGCGAGGAACTGgagaatctcctcctccgcatgGAGGAGTTTTCGACCCGCAGCTCGATCTGTGCGAAGGGGTGTCGGATTTTGAGGCATCTTCA GGCTCGGGCTCGGGCTGGCTCAGGAAGTCACCCGCAGCCACCAGACGCCGAAACGCAGATTGAGGGCACGTTCGAGGACTGGACGGATGTGCGGGAGTGGCTAGATGCGGATTTTATTAATTGG AATTTGGACGGTACGTTGAATTTATTGGAGTTTGCGGGATGA